One stretch of Euphorbia lathyris chromosome 7, ddEupLath1.1, whole genome shotgun sequence DNA includes these proteins:
- the LOC136235721 gene encoding protein OSB1, mitochondrial: MNKVSRVKFLIRSLPQFSIQRLAFFSSNSAANPRSLNFSTDEDEGEEGDGATSVYQYALRRQRPSTIKWDSQLKNSVSLIGSVINPLTHHKTKGDDFGAYTHINVINSSGEPDRSFRIRVDMWDGIAEMATQHIKRNDVIYVSGYLRSFEDANLITYKVIAKEIRYAVQLGQQASIMKHEELQSKAGKKSEEFVSERANLGENGIETNTSHLQSWQLFFCKPYEWWDKRENKQNSSAPDFKHKHTGECLWLRPDDPPWLRKQLQLLDLEKAEQRQANSRTETGMDGCKNYHHLWQVFFSNPHEWWDNRKNKKHSRAPDFKHKDTGEAIWIRPNDPSWVKTQLQLLDSRIEEQWPGRNQGSKSRVSEWLPND; this comes from the exons ATGAACAAGGTGTCTCGTGTTAAATTCCTTATCAGGAGCCTTCCCCAATTCTCTATTCAAAGATTAGCCTTCTTCTCCTCGAATTCCGCTGCAAACCCTAGATCGCTAAATTTCTCAACCGACGAAGATGAAGGTGAAGAGGGCGATGGCGCGACCTCCGTTTATCAATATGCTCTCAGACGCCAGCGGCCAAGCACCATAAAATGGGATTCTCAGCTGAAAAATTCTGTCAGTTTAATCGGGTCCGTTATTAATCCCCTGACCCATCACAAAACGAAAGGTGACGACTTTGGGGCATACACTCATATAAATGTGATAAACTCCTCTGGCGAACCTGATCGCTCGTTTAG GATACGAGTGGATATGTGGGATGGTATCGCAGAGATGGCCACCCAACATATAAAGAGAAACGATGTCATCTATGTTTCGGGCTATTTGAGATCTTTCGAGGATGCAAATCTCATTACTTACAAG GTAATTGCAAAAGAAATTAGATACGCTGTACAGCTTGGTCAACAAGCATCCATCATGAAACATGAGGAATTACAATCAAAGGCCGGAAAGAAATCAGAGGAATTCGTATCAGAAAGAG CAAATTTAGGTGAAAATGGCATAGAAACGAACACGAGCCACCTTCAGTCGTGGCAACTATTTTTCTGCAAGCCATATGAATGGTGGGATAAGAgggaaaacaaacaaaattcaTCCGCTCCAGACTTCAAGCACAAGCACACTGGTGAATGTCTTTGGCTGAGACCCGATGATCCACCATGGCTACGAAAACAACTCCAATTGCTTGACTTGGAAAAAGCCGAACAAAGACAAGCCAATAGCAGAACTGAAACTGGCATGGATGGGTGCAAAAACTATCATCACTTGTGGCAAGTATTTTTCAGCAATCCTCATGAATGGTGGGATAACAGGAAAAATAAGAAACATTCACGGGCTCCTGATTTTAAACACAAGGACACTGGTGAAGCTATTTGGATTAGGCCAAATGATCCATCGTGGGTCAAAACGCAGCTCCAGCTTCTCGATTCAAGAATTGAAGAGCAATGGCCAGGGAGAAATCAAGGATCCAAATCTCGAGTCTCCGAATGGTTGCCTAATGATTAA